TAATGCTTTCCTGGGGAATTGTTTCTTCCTTGATGATTTTTGTTAAAACACCTGTACAATTTTATATAGTACGATTTGCTTTAGGCATGGTCTTTCTGGATGGCAGTGGCTAATAAAAGTTACAACAGAAGAAAAGCTTAAGAAAGAGGAAACAAAACGATATACTTTTTTACAGGCATTAGGTGACCGTGACGTCTTGGTGTTATCCCTAGGATATTTTTGCTGAATTTTTGAACCATATGCGGTAGGATATATTAAAGGAGCGACACAATCTTATAATGCTAGTATGTGGCTTTTGGCAATTAGTGCTTTTATAGTTACCTTTATGATAAAGCAGTCAGGAAAAGCACAGGATGAAAAAGATATAGTGTAATATGTCTGTATATAAAAATTTATAAAGTATAAATTACTTATTTGAAAATAAATAGTAATATGTTATAATAATCATTGACTAGTAAAATAAAAATATCCAATATTACTATATCATAAAATGAATTTTATGTCAAGCACTTTATTTCTATTTCTAGGAGGGAAAATGATGAATTTACCTGAAATATTTAATTCACTTAGTAAGTTACAGGAATCAAACAGTATAAATGAAATTTCTAAATTAAATGATGACCTTAAAACACACAATCTTGCTCTTAGTGCTAAAGATGCAAAAGATATAATAAAGACCAGAAAAAGTGTATTAAAAGCTCAAGGAAGGATTGAGTTAAATTTAGATGTGATGAAATCTATTATAAAGGAGCTTGGAAAATCTTCTTATGTAAATCAGGACAATTTAGTTGAAACGATTAGTGATATGTATGAAGTATTTCATTATGTGAAAAATTCTACGTCAGATTTTTTATGTGATGATGAAATATTAAAAACTATAATGTTTTTTTACAATACAGTTTATGGGGGTTCAATGGAACTTATAAAAGGCAAAGGTATTTCTAAAATTGTAGATAATTTTAGAAATGGTAAAGATATTGATGACATAAAGAAAGAGGAGGGCAATGAATAGTGAAAGAATTTATTAAAAGTAGAAACACAGATGCACTATATATTTTCCAAAATCTAATAGTAAGATACACAAAAGGTAAAAGCGGTTCCATAAAAGAGGATACAGCAGTTCGTATTTTGAATTCAATTTACTATGCAATAAATGCCTACATTAAAGGTTCGACAAATTCCAGTAAAGGATTT
The genomic region above belongs to Clostridium sp. AWRP and contains:
- a CDS encoding DUF6323 family protein, which gives rise to MMNLPEIFNSLSKLQESNSINEISKLNDDLKTHNLALSAKDAKDIIKTRKSVLKAQGRIELNLDVMKSIIKELGKSSYVNQDNLVETISDMYEVFHYVKNSTSDFLCDDEILKTIMFFYNTVYGGSMELIKGKGISKIVDNFRNGKDIDDIKKEEGNE